gctgctggggggaggtggaaggggggggtcgtgtcccccccccccccccccccacaccggacgccccctcccgccggcggcggctgccccgggcgggcggcggagccgCGCGCGGCTTGCCGTGACGCGCCCGGCGCGCGGCGGCGGGATTGGCTGTccccggccggcggggcgggcgcagCCGCGGGCGggtgcgcggcggcggcggcggggcgggaggcgcgCGCAGGCTGGGCGGCGGCGCGCACACGCGGCGCCCCGACGGCAGCGGCGGGTACGCGCCGGGGGAGCTCGGCCCTCGGAGGGGCGCAGCTGCCGCCTCCAGCGCCCGGGCTTTGCTCTTCCCAGCCCtttattctgggtttttttgccttttttttttgcctttttccaccttgcctcccccccctcccctcccgggACTGGAAGCGGGATCCCCGTCCCTGGAACTGCTATGCCAACTGAACTCTCCCGGGCCGTGGGAATGCACGCCATCTCCGACCTCCactcccccctcaccctgcGGCTCCTCAACAAGGGGCCCGAGTACCTCCgcaggcagctggaggcaggCAGCCCGGGCAGGAGAAGCGCCGTGGAGAGGCTGGCGGCCGATAGGGCCAAGTACGTCAAGAGCcagcgggcgggcggcgcccggcAGGACCCCGTCCTCGTCCCGAGCTCGGCCTCGGAGAGCGGCAGCGAGACCTGCTCGGTGGAGGGCAGAGAACTCGGCGGGGGCTTCGGGCGAGGGCCGGGCGCGAAGCCCCCGGAGCCGGCCGAGGCGGCGTgcgcccgccgcgccccccTGCAGCACGGCCCCCCCATCGCCCGGCGCGGCACCCCCAAGAGGCAGCTGCGGCCGGACTCCCTGGTGATTTACCGCCAGAAATGCGAGTTCGGGAGAGGTCAGAGCCAGGACGGCTCACGGGGGAGCCTGGTGAGGCGGATCTTCCAAGGGTCCCTGAAGGAGAAGCGGCCGGCTTCCCCGGAGATGCCCAGAGTGATGGAGGACGCCGCGGCCGCCGAGGGCAGAGAGCCTCTCTCGGCAAAGGACGGCGACCGCCAGCCGAGCGGCCGCGGAGCCGAGCCAGCCGCCGCCGTGGGCAGCGGGGCCCCGGGGGCAGGGGGCCCGGGGGAGCGCGGGAGGCCCTCGGAACCGAGCACGCCTCCCGAGGAGGCCAGGGAGGTGAAGAGGAGAGGTCTCCACCGCTCCCAGTCGGACATCAGCTCTCGCTactccaagtccttctccgaGTTTGACACGTTTTTCAAGTACTGCGGCCTGGAGCAGGAGGTGATCGAGGACCTCGGGAGAGAGAACTTCTCCGTGGTGTCCGACAACGTCTCCTTCAAGGTCCGCAGCATCAGCGTGGCCACGTCCGAGAGCGACTTCACGAGGCACAGCGGGGAtgaggggctgctggaggaCGAGCTCACAGAGCAGGTCCCGAGCAGCACCTCCGTGATCGAGCGCAACGCTCGGATAATCAAGTGGCTGTACACGTGTAAGAAAGCCAAGGAGACGAACAAGGTGATCCAGGAACTGGCGTGATGGCTTCTCTCAGCGTGCATTGCAGCCTGGTGAACTCAAGGTGTGTGCAAAGCCTCGCCCTCTCGATTCGTGTGTTGCTCTTTCCTCTTTGGCGAGCGGTTGGCTTCTCGTAGTTTATTTTAGTCTTTTCATGAAGGGCtgaaggaaaatttattttgtatacTACATGTTCCAGTGTGGTCTTTatgcaaagcagaaatccctGTTGTTACAAAGACCAGAAGACAAACAAATAATTGCGTGCAGCTCGCCAGATTTAGatcagacacccccccccccatgaagTTAAAGAGTCAGTGTCTATGAGGGATGTCTGTCCTTTGCAGATTCCTGCTTTGTAAATAGCTTGTTTTCTCTAATTTCTGCTATATtaaatgctagaaaaaaaacttagaaaaaGCATTCAACCCTTAATTACAGTTGCTTAAATAACAGACTGAACTGAAACTATTACTGATTGGGAGTACACTGTATTTATACTATACTGCTACAGTTTTCCCCTCCTTACTCTCCCTCACTCTCTGTCCCATCACCTTATACGTAGGCCCCCCCAGGTAtctggaaagcaaagctgaGTCAGTGCTCCTGCTAGCAATCTTATTTCCCCCACAGGTCTCTCTTGGGACCACAAAAGTTTGCTCCAGGTGACCCCCTAGCATTTCCCAGGCTTTAAGTTTCCTGTCCCGTTTGACTGTAGTGGATTTGGCTCCTCTGCAGTGGGTTTTGCGGTGCGGTTTGGCACTGGTAGCTGGAAATCAGTGGTGCGGTTTGCCTTGGTTAGAGGGGTACTTCACTGTTTGAAACTAAAGATAATGAATACACACGTGTGGCATCGAGGCTTGGAAATCAATTACTTCCCAGACAGAAGCAGAACAAATTTAGCCCTGGTAAAAGCCGATATCCTGGTTTTAATAAAAGCGGTGTGTATTTTGCATCTGATCTCCTGAAAAAGAGCTATATTCATGGAGCCTTTGGTATTGATGATCTAGTAGATAACAGTTTGTTCTCCTTCCAGTACATGAAGCCCTCAGGATAAGTACCGCAGCTTACAGTATGgtatttaaaaattgcatgAGTAGGTCTTGATATGAAGGATTACATGTATATTTTCTGACAGTTCATAATTGGTGCATGAGAAGAACATCATTTAGTGTAGATACAGCTGTTGGTAGAACTTGTGGGCCTTATGAACGTGGAGGAATGAAGTGCTTGAGCTTCTTTCCTACAGGCATGTGGGGCTGTCACTCCCGATTCCTTTAATCTATATAATGCAAAAATGCATTCACTTACTTGAAATCGGTTTTAATTATGTGAATTTTGgatcacttttaaaattcacatttttctcaaaagcgtattttcttcctgcaagtggagggaggaggaagggagagcgAGCGAGCCGTTTGCACACAAATATTTCAAGCCCTTGTAGATAAGAAAGGTTGTCAGGTATCCGGCTGACAACTTCAAGAAGTGTTGTTATGTGACAGATCCTTCCCCAAATTACCTTAGAGAGAAGAAAGGGCTCTCCTGAGCTAATCACTTCTCCTTGCCCATCCTTCTGTGATAAAAGGCCAGGgagatacagaaaacaaaatgatgcAGGTGGCAGTTTGTGAAGCTCGTTGCAGCTGCTGGCCTTGCTAAACGCAGAGGATGGGAGGCAGATTTCACCACAAGCAGGAGCCACGTGACAAAACCAACCacatttcctgaaggaaaacaaaataaaagccgGTTTGCTCCCGAATGCCCTTTCTGGGGCTAGGGTCCAGGGCCAGACCCACGGCTGTCACCGCAGAGCCTGCTCAGGAGGGAGCAGTCGGCCCTTTCCCCATCCACTCGCATGGTGCTGAGCGTGTCCGGCGCTGCAGCTGAGACCGGAGATGCTGGTGACCACCCCAGGGAGCAGGCACTCTGCAGAGGAAGTGCTTCACCAGGGCAAAggcaagggcaggaggagggaagctcTTTTCCAGGGGCTGAGCCAGTGTAACCCCACACGAACTTGGccaatggcttttttttttttttttttgacacctAAGACAAAATGACAGTTCATAGTACATAGCCTAACAGGGTGTTGAAAAGACCTCCATGAAGTAAACAGCAAGTTTATTCAAGTCTATGGTCATTCTGCAATAATTTTAATACCTAGAACAAGGGAGTGCTTTACACTGGCAGCAGCTTCCTTTGGCACGAAAATTTCTGGCAGCCTAGGAAACACTAATCCATAGGGTCCATATTGTAAACCTAATTTTAAGCAGACAAGGGCTGACTCTCAGCTGATAGACCACAGCAGTAGGGCTGTGATTGCTTCCAGGgtaatttctgaaaactgagaCCGTACTTACAATTTAGGCCACAGAACCAGAAAGTTCAGAAAGGTCAGCTAAAAATACCTGTACACAGCACCCAGAATAAAGGAGAAGAGTCATCAAGAGCTACCGCAAGTTAAATATCACGTTTACTGGGCAGAATTTAAGCTGAGAGTTGTTATCACCACGTGATTGCAAGATGAGTCCTGTAGTTCTGATCAAAtgttcatcttttctttcagtcctATGCTTTCTCTGACAATGCAGCATCAAGTTAGATATCTATGGGTTTTCACTATATCCATGTATTTGGCTCTGTTTAGTTTGCTTACGGGTTACTAATGGGCAGCAGACTCCCATGCTGCACGGGGGAGCAATGTGGTCTCCTTGGTGCTCCCAGGCACATCCTTGAAGGTTCCTCATTTTACACTGAGGCTTGAAAACTGTTGCACCTTCTTtggaaaaagaggcagaaaccTGTTTTCTAAAATCTAGTGTTCATTATGTGTAAAATACGTTTCAAGAACTGCAGGGCTTTTATGGGCCGGTGATCATCCCATTCATATTTTATGTTctccatttaatttttcatgagcTCTCTGGCACCTGGTGGGGCACcatgtaaataaaatagctATTTGAAGGATCAGGTTCCCTAACACATTTCATCAGAGTGATGATTGCAGAGTCTGAGCATGGGTTGTGAGCTTTAGAAAACCAAGGTCCTCAGCGAGATGGGCATTGCTCCTTCTCGGTGGGACGTTGCCGTGATTCACCTCTGAAATTCAGCTCCTCTCGCTGTCAGTCCTGCTTGTCTCTAAAGAAGGGAGCTCACTCTGTGTCCTCCTTCCCGTGTTGAATCAAGATTATTCAGCCTTGAGTTTCAGCACCATTCTTAAATGGATGTTCATTATTCAAGTGGAAATCTCCTGGGAGGGGAATTTACTATGTTGGCAATAGCCATAAGCAGCTGAGTAAAAGCTTTAGAGTATCACCTTATGCTTGTCTGATgtgataaataataaatgacacttttttttccctctttctgcaGAATCCTTGACTTGGAAGTTGAACAAAACCAGACGCAGGAAGAAACTCTTCCCTCATCTGGCTCATGACTGTTTCGTCCaagtttagtatttttattattgcctCCTACCctcacccccatcccctggCAGCCTCACTCTTGTCACAAGTGCAGGGGTGTCCCAGAGCGCGATGACAAGCGGAGATTGTGAACCATGCCCCAGCGAggcagcaggaaacaaaagctCCTGGAAAAGCGAAGCgtggcagcagctgccatcCACAATAATGTTCAGCATCAGCTCACAGCCCCAGGATGCCATTCCGGGCTGTGACAGAAGCTCCGTGTAGTGCACCCGTCTCTTTCCAGCAATGAATTTGTTgacagggatggggggagaagGTGGGAACGAAGTGGCAATGACCTTTGGGTCAGGCGTTTCCCTGCAGGCAGACAGGCTCCACCTGGACTTTGGTGGTTCAAAGGCTCTGTCTTACCAGGGCTGTTTGACCAGGGCTCATCCTGACATCTTTAGACATTATTTGCTTGGCTGGTGAGGACTAACTGTGGCAGCTTTATCTGGGATACTTGGCAAACATGTTGTAAGCTAAATCCCTGCCAAGCCTCTCTCTCTGAGAGCGTTCAAGCCAAATTGGAGCACCTTGTATCCATCTAGTTTGCTCCATCACACAGCTTGCTCAGCCAGTGGGGAGGAATAGCCTTTAAAACCCTGCCCGAAATACTTTCAGGAGCATGGTTCCAAGAAACAGGTAGTCAAAAATGAGGGAGGGTTTTGCACTGTTACCTCCTTGCTGCAGAACGGTACAATTCACATGTACATAGGCTCCTCCACTTTGTTTGCCATATGTCCCCGACTGTGACATTACAAACATTGCAAGGTTTGGCAGCTTGTGGTTTAACGCCTTTAATTCTATGCACTGTGAGTGAGCAGTGGGCTTACAGGATCACATTAGGAAACTATCCCAGGCTATGTAAGGCCACACTTCCCTAGCATGGGTCTGGAGTAGGGCTGTGCTTGGGATGTGCAGGACGGCATCCCTGCACTGCAAGCCAAGAAGGCATGTCAGGGCACAGCCATGCCAGGTAAATGTCCTGATGGCATGAGTCCCCAGTGTAGATAGCACGTACTCAATATCATCAATAAAGGGCTTCATTTGGACTGGCCGAgctaaatgtgttttaaaagctgatAAAAAGTACTTTGGATCGTCAGTGTAGTGAATGAGGCCTCTAGAATAACTCATGGAATTTGCTGGCTGTGCCTCAGTCACTTACCCCGATATGTCATCGCTCGCTAGAAAACGCCTTGCCTCAAAGCGTTTCTGTGTGGACATtgcaaaccacaaaaaaatgcaaaaaaaaccgCAAACCCCAATCCAAGCCAAAGCCACTTTCCCTTTCAGTTGCACCGGTGCCCATCTGTGATGGCTGCCCAGCTGGTGTAACAGTGACTTGACCTGAGGGTCCTGCAGAGGTTAAAAGTTTGCTTTGTGTTACCATGGATGTGGTGGCCTGGTGTCTAGCTTACCTGGCCACTAGACCCGCAGTGTGAGGAGTCCAGAAACAGCAGTTTTCATTCGCCGCATTCCTCCTGCCCgcactgcagcagctcccactgCTGCCTCTCCTGGCCCAAAACAGCTGCCGGCGCAGCCGGGTGCATGCCGAGCTCAAGTGAGCACTCGAGCTGTGTTTCTCAAGTGTTTGCTGCTCTCAGTAAATACATCTGGAGGAGCAGAAAGGGTGAGGGTGAGCGTTGAGGATTCAGTAAAACATTGGCGGTAGGAGGAACAGTTGCCTATTTTAACCTATGCCAACGTTGCGCACTGGAAGAGTTGCCCTTGAAGTGCTCATCAAGCGGTTTAGTTGACATCAGTTAAATTCACAGAAAGATCATCCGGGTTGCATTTCAGTATGTTTTAAATGGGCTTGTCAGTCTCTGAATGGTTAGTTCTCAATTACAGCAACGGTTTGGGAATGCAGGgcatttatcttcattttctagTGCTATGCACTAAGGTCTACATGTCTGAAGTTGTCAAGATAGAAGGATAACAATTCCAGATAAAATAATTGTTGAACCCACGTTCCACCTGGGAGAAAACTAAGTAGTTTGCATGAGTGAGCTTCTGCAAACTTAGGGGGAAGGTAGCACATGgggatatttttgttaaataatgaaatttccATGTGCATTTGTTACATTATTATCAAAGGATGATTCCTAGAAAACTCCAACCCAAGATGCTGCTAATATGATAAGATTTATGCACATACGGTCCAAGTTCTTAAGGGATGCAGTCTAGGTTTATTAGTCAGGAACACAACCTGACGTATCTGTTCTTTTCATGCTCACTTTGCAAGGTGCTGTaccacataaatatttatatgtgtTTGTCAGAGCTAAGgactgcttttctttgaaaatgcgGATGACTGTAGACAGCTCAGAGTGCAGCAAAAATCTTTTGCGTTACAAATCAGTGCACCACCGCAGGAGAAAagaattgtttggggtttttttccaaggaaatttttggtttcattttcacacttctgtttgtttttgctCTTTTAGTTGAGCAGCTCTTGAAAGTTAAGATGAAAGATGGATTGGTCAGAGTTTTCAATGTTCAGAAGGaatatgtttaattttcttgaaagtaCTGAACATGAGCCTTTCTCAAAATCGATGAAGGTTTTATGGCAGAGGTTAGTGAAATCAGAACTGGCCccattctgaatatttttttaatcctccttTTTGTCTTTATGAATGGTTCAGTGGGGTTGTGGTGACTTTCCACACTGATATGTGGCAAAATTTCCCTGGCTTTGTTCAAACTGATAGGAACCCCAAGCTCTCCCAGGTATCATTCGCTTCAGAGATAATGTGGACCTAAGATCTTTGCCTGATAAGCTATAGATTCCCTGTATTTAATAATACCTTCTGGGTAAGCTAATAACCTACCTTTCCCAGTATGCCAGAACAACAGTAGATGACAATCCTTCTTTCTCCGTACATCTTGGGAATGGGtaattcagtgttttttcaaaaaGTGGGAGCTCTGGGCTTCACTCAGCTCCTGTTACTGTTACATGTAAaggcttttccttccttctgctgggTCTTTCAGTCATATCtctcaaaatgagaaaaacttaCTAATGTTAGTCACTACCtatcttcccccaccccccaattctgaaggttttttttttactatttgaTTATAAAAGACATGCTTTGGAAGCTTTTCAGCTTTAGTGATAAACTGTGGTAAAGTGGGCCATTGCGGTGTGAACAGAAGTTTCAGCAACGGAGTTGGGTTTCCAGTCTTTTGGGAAACCTAAAACTGGGGCTGAGGGCAAAGGCAAGTcataaattgattttgtttgacTAGAactgtgtaaaataaaatagtcaAATGTGGTGCAAGTGTGCAGCAGTAACTGCTATTTAGACCAAAGTGTTTCAAGGTTTTCCAATGCTGTGACAAGGGGCAATGTC
This window of the Buteo buteo chromosome 17, bButBut1.hap1.1, whole genome shotgun sequence genome carries:
- the FAM110C gene encoding protein FAM110C codes for the protein MPTELSRAVGMHAISDLHSPLTLRLLNKGPEYLRRQLEAGSPGRRSAVERLAADRAKYVKSQRAGGARQDPVLVPSSASESGSETCSVEGRELGGGFGRGPGAKPPEPAEAACARRAPLQHGPPIARRGTPKRQLRPDSLVIYRQKCEFGRGQSQDGSRGSLVRRIFQGSLKEKRPASPEMPRVMEDAAAAEGREPLSAKDGDRQPSGRGAEPAAAVGSGAPGAGGPGERGRPSEPSTPPEEAREVKRRGLHRSQSDISSRYSKSFSEFDTFFKYCGLEQEVIEDLGRENFSVVSDNVSFKVRSISVATSESDFTRHSGDEGLLEDELTEQVPSSTSVIERNARIIKWLYTCKKAKETNKVIQELA